Proteins encoded in a region of the Triticum dicoccoides isolate Atlit2015 ecotype Zavitan chromosome 3A, WEW_v2.0, whole genome shotgun sequence genome:
- the LOC119266785 gene encoding uncharacterized protein LOC119266785 yields the protein MESSSSSSLLLSSYTGGNKRAREADLDVVSSAEAEAAKRMRPEDLLDLLDDDADAAAAGDLASVMRSLEEEICAGDLAPPQPELGFLLEASDDELGLPPAAGAASSSSDDAGGWEPEEPAGVFAEQIWGFEDEIDGAYAFGGVASSPEAAAAAAAAAAEWGDDGFDAGLFGFGDESFGPSDLAVLRHETMPAV from the coding sequence ATGGagagctcctcctcgtcatctctgtTGCTGAGCTCGTATACCGGCGGCAACAAGAGGGCCAGGGAGGCCGACCTCGACGTTGTCTCGTCCgcggaggccgaggccgccaagaGGATGCGGCCCGAGGACCTGCTGGACCTGCTCGACGACGACGCCGACGCCGCGGCGGCCGGCGACCTGGCCTCCGTCATGCGCAGCCTCGAGGAGGAGATTTGCGCCGGCGACCTGGCCCCGCCGCAGCCGGAGCTCGGCTTCCTGCTCGAGGCCTCGGACGACGAGCTCGGCCTGCcgccggcggcgggcgcggcgtcCTCCTCGTCGGACGACGCCGGGGGCTGGGAGCCGGAGGAGCCGGCCGGCGTCTTCGCGGAGCAGATCTGGGGCTTCGAGGACGAGATTGACGGCGCCTACGCCTTCGGCGgcgtcgcctcctcgccggaggcggcagcggctgccgccgcggcCGCGGCCGAGTGGGGCGACGACGGCTTCGACGCCGGCCTCTTCGGCTTCGGCGACGAGTCCTTCGGGCCGTCCGATCTCGCCGTGCTCCGCCACGAGACCATGCCGGCCGTCTGA